The DNA segment GGGGGATGTTTGATCAGTGTATACAGTATTGACCTGTCCCTATCCCGGGGGGTGTTTGATCAGTGTATATAGTATTGACCTGTCCATGTTCTGGGGGGTGTTTGATCAGTGTATATAGTATTgacctgtccctgtcccgggggGATGTTTGATCAGACAGTGTATACAGTATTAACCTGTCACTGTCCCGGGGGGTGCTTGATCAGTGTATACAGTATTgacctgtccctgtcccggggggtgtttgatcagtgtatacagtattgacctgtccctgtcccgggggGGTGTTTGATCAGTGTATACAGTATTGACCTGTCCATGTCCCGGGGGGATGTTTGATCAGTGTATACAGTATTgacctgtccctgtcccgggtGGGAGTTTGATCAGACAGTGTGTACAGTATTgacctgtccctgtcccgggggGAGTTTGATCAGACAGTGTATACAGTATTgacctgtccctgtcccggggggagtttgatcagtgtatacagtattgacctgtccctgtcctgggggatGTTTGATCAGTGTATACAGTATTGACCTGTCCTTGTCCCGGGGGGTGTTTGATCAGACAGTGTATACAGTATTGACCGGTCCCTGTCCCGGGGGGAGTTTGATCAGACAGCGTATACAGTATTGACCTGTCACTGACCCGGGGGGTGTTTGATCAGTGTATACAGTATtgacctgtccctgtcctggggtgTGTTTGATCAGACAGTGTATACAGTATAgacctgtccctgtcccgggggGGGTTTGATCAGTGTATACAGTATTGACCTGTCCCTGACCCGGGGGGTGTTTGATCAGTGTACACAGTATTGACCTGTCCCTGACCCGGGGGGTGTTTGATCAGTGTATACAGTATTGACCTGTCCTTGTCCCGGGGGGTGTTTGATCAGACAGTGTATACAGTATTGACCTGTCCGTGTCCTGGGGGGTGTTTGATCAGTGTGTACAGTATTGACCTGTCTATGTCCCGGGGGGTGTTTGATCAGTGTGTACAGTATTGacctgtctctgtcctgggggGTGTTTGATCAGTGTGTACAGTATTGACCTGTCTATGTCCCGGGGGGTGTTTGATCAGGCAGTGTATCCAGTATTgacctgtccctgtcccgggggGAGTTTGATCAGACAGCGTATACAGTATTgacctgtccctgtcccggggggtgtttgatcagtgtatacagtattgacctgtccctgtcccggggTGTGTTTGATCAGTGTATACAGTATTGACCTGTCCCTGACCCGGGGGGTGTTTGATCAGTGTATACAGTATAGACCTGTCCCTGTCCCAGGGGGTGTTTGATCAGACAGTGTATANNNNNNNNNNNNNNNNNNNNNNNNNNNNNNNNNNNNNNNNNNNNNNNNNNNNNNNNNNNNNNNNNNNNNNNNNNNNNNNNNNNNNNNNNNNNNNNNNNNNNNNNNNNNNNNNNNNNNNNNNNNNNNNNNNNNNNNNNNNNNNNNNNNNNNNNNNNNNNNNNNNNNNNNNNNNNNNNNNNNNNNNNNNNNNNNNNNNNNNNNNNNNNNNNNNNNNNNNNNNNNNNNNNNNNNNNNNNNNNNNNNNNNNNNNNNNNNNNNNNNNNNNNNNNNNNNNNNNNNNNNNNNNNNNNNNNNNNNNNNNNNNNNNNNNNNNNNNNNNNNNNNNNNNNNNNNNNNNNNNNNNNNNNNNNNNNNNNNNNNNNNNNNNNNNNNNNNNNNNNNNNNNNNNNNNNNNNNNNNNNNNNNNNNNNNNNNNNNNNNNNNNNNNNNNNNNNNNNNNNNNNNNNNNNNNNNNNNNNNNNNNNNNNNNNNNNNNNNNNNNNNNNNNNNNNNNNNNNNNNcaaacactccccaggacagggacagcacggggttagatacagagtaaagctccctctacactgtccccatcaaacattgcccaggacagggccagcacggggttagatacagagtaaagctccctctacactgtccctcattaAACACTCCCCTGGACGGggccagcacggggttagatacagagtaaagctccctctacactgtccccatcaaacactgcccaggacagggacagcacggggttagatacagagtaaagctccctctacactgtccctcattaAACACTCCCCTGGACGGggccagcacggggttagatacagagtaaagctccttctacactgtccccatcaaacactcccaggacagggacagcacggggttagatacagagtaaagctccctctacgctgTCCCGCAGTAAACACGGTGTTAGGTTTGCTCTGCTGGAAGTTGACAATGAGCTCCGGGTGCGTGGGAGGGACGGAGAGGTGCTGGACCCTTTCAGATGGTTACCATTTCTCGGTGCTGCCTTTGCCAGGCTCGGTCCCCTCCGGTGGGTCGTACTTGTCGAGCTCCGGGAAGCCCTTCGAGGGCAGCGGCGTCTCTCCGCGTGCGGCGTACATGTAGTCCAGGCCGCCCAGCTTCCACTCGCCCGCCCGGTCCACGTAAACCGCAGCCGCGCACACATTGTTGTGGATCAGCCCGCAGTCGTTCACCAGGAAACTCAGGGctttctgtgaaagggaaaacacacaccaaggtggggggagaggcaGCACGCAGACAGACGGCCCCCACAGTCCCAGCTCAGCAACACCATTCCGCATCTGCGTAGTGCCCCAGAAACAAAACAGGGactgccggagaaactcagcacggtCTGACTGCATCCCAGCGCACTATCGGATATTGGTCATGTCTTCGTTAATATTTCAACGTCTCATTAAGTAGCTGAAGACTTACTGAGTCGTACAGCACgcacacagacccttcggcccaactcgcccatgctgactcaggtatccaaaattaatctagtcccatttgccagcactcggtcaatatccctctaaactcagCCTATAcgtgcacccatccaggtgccttttaaatgttgccattgtactagcctccaccacttcctctggcagctcattccatacacgcaccagcccctgcgtgaaaatgttgcccatctgCAGAAGACGAAAGCAGAGCCAGTTGCCTTGAGACGGGAATGACACTTCTCCGGGATTGAAATTGCTGCTTTTCTATGTTGGCggaagtgaggaccgcagatgctggcgATTGGAGTCAGGAGTGCAGTGGCGCTTTTTTCTTTAATCTCTATGTCATTGACGGAAGGACCACGTGGAACAGATCGTggggccatgctaaactgccccatagtgtccagtgatgtgcaggttagggtggattggccgtgctaaattgtcccatagtgcccagggatgtgcaggttagggtgcattagtcaggggtaaatgtagaggaatgggtttaggtggggtactcttggacttgttgggctggagggcttgtttccacactgtagggattctctgattcttgGAGAACCCTTTCACAAGGAAGAGTAAGCAGTTTCGGGACGGAATTCCAGGGATTAGGGCACTGAAGGCACCATTGCCAAAGACAAAGCCATTTGACCGGGGAGGCTCGAGAGAGCGCTGAAAAGGGGCAGTGTCGCCATCACAGAGGgatgtggggctggaggaaatAGATGGCATTTGGAGCAGGGTGCTGGTGCAGAGAACAGAGGGGAATTTGAAATGGAGCTTTTgctttctggtcaccctgctacaggaaggaggtTAATAAACTGGTTTAAGGGTGCAAAAAAAAGGacgttaccaagactggaaggtttaggctataaggagaggctgggatatGTTATtccccctggagcgtcggaggctgagggggtgaccttatcgaggtttataaaaccatgagggtgagtggatagggtaaatatacaaggtaGTTTCCTGGGgatgggtgggggtgtgtggggagaaagagtccagaactagagggtgagggtgagtggagaaagatataaaaaggacctaaagggcaacgttttcacacagagggtggtacgtgtatggaatgaactgccagaagtagtggtgggggctggtataatggcaacatttaaaactacatctggatggggacatggataggaagggtttcgagggatatgggccaaacgcaggcaggtgcgACTAGCAGAGGTGAGGAAACTCGGCTGGTATGGTTGAGTTGGACCCGAGGGATCTGCTTCCACGCTGGGTGGCTAAGTCAGCAGAGAGCACACTGGGGGGATGTTTGCTGAACACGAGAAGCTGGGATAGAGGCAGCGGAATCCCGCCTGATCTCAAGTTTCGGGATATCGGCGATGGGAAGCTGACCAGGACTATCCCGGAGCTGTCGTACTTCCATGCCAGAGGTTTTGTGTAAACCACGGGAAGGTGAACGCTGACTGAACCAACGGTGTCTCCCGCACTCAGTCgcaagagttaaaaatcacccaaacaccaggttatactccaacagggttgtttggaagcactagctttcggagcgccgctccttcatcaggtggctgccagcactctgaaagctagtgcttccaaataaaccggtcgGATCATAATTTGGCGTGGTGCAATTTTTAACtcggtccaccccagtccaacacatcaATAGCAAGTGTCATTTGGGGAAAATTGGATTGTAACACTGCTCTGGACAGTCCAAACTCCTGGGCACAGGGCAGGTCTTTGGGCTAGTCTCTACCAGGAACAGGGACTGGGATTTCTTCACTGTCCCTCACATGTTTGTAACGGTGAAATAATCCGGCTGGCTCAGTTTGCAGTGGTTTTGGGCAGTTTGCTGGAGACTATTTGCATGGCCCCTACTACCTGCAGATAAGATTAGGCCAAAGTCTGCCAGCCTGGGCaaaccccccaaccccaccacagCGTAATCCCACCCCCCCAGCTGGGTGCCTCTCATTGCGATCACCCCCAACGCTTTGCCAAAGTCTGCCTGGACATTCCCCCACCGCAGCGTAATCCCACCCCCATTGCGATGCCAGCCCCCAACCCCGGCTCCAGTTAAATGCAACGTAGGATTCGGTCAGCATCTCAGACGGAGCAAGGTCAGCCTTACCACAACCTGATGCAGCCCCCACGAGATCTCCTGCTCGTTCAGTTCTCCCGTCGCCTCCTTGGTTTTCAAGTAGGTGCCAAGCGGAGTGACCGGCTCAGTCACGATGTACAGACATTTCTCTGCCTTCAAAACAGGAAGGACAGGGAGGGGGTTACTCATTACACTGAAGTCGTAAAATAAAACAAGACCGCTTAAAACCCTGCTTGACTCTTCAAAGAAATCTAAGAAATACAGTTAAACcaacagggcagcacggtggctcagtgattagcactgctgcctcataccaccagggtcccaggttcaaatccagcctcgggcgactgtctgtgcggagtttgcacattctccccgtgtccacgtgggttttaaattgtcccatagtgtccagggatgtgcaggttagggtggattggccgtgctaaattgtcccatagtgtccagggatgtgcaggttagggtggattggccgtgctaaattgccccatagtcttaggtgcattagtcagagggaaatgggactgggtgggttactcttcagagggtcgatgtggactggttgggctgaagggcctgtttccacactgtagggaatctcatctaacaGGGGGCTCCTTTCTGGGACGTTGAACAAAAGGAATAATTAACCCCCGTTTAAAAGTTGCACGTTTTGAAGGATAATACTGTTATCACTGTTCAGAGTATTTCCCACTGCTTGGGTGATGGGTTCCTTCACTAATTGATTCAGAGGAGTGTTAACGTCTGCTCAGGACAGCTTGGCATCCGCATTGCTGTTCACATCTTCAAACGTGGCTCGTATATTTAACGAAATGGTGACAGTCTTCTCCTAATcggggagtctaggaccaggtGGCATAGTCTCAGAGGaaagaggcaccaatttaagactgagatgaggaggaagttcatttcagagggttgagagtctttggaactccttgccacagaggggTGTGCATGAGAGTCTGTGCGTGTGCGTGCATCTCTgcttgagtgagtgtgagcgcgCCTGCGTGCGTGTCTGTGCGCACGTGTGAGCTGCCCAGAGTATATCTAAGGCCAAGACAGATAGTTTCCTGATCGGTCGGGGAACCAAGGGTGacgggaaaagggcaggaaagtgaggaatgtcggatcagccaccGAATAGCAGGgaaaggctcaaggggctgaacggtctactcctgctcctgtttcttaaaaGGGCATTATCTATTGTAAATGGAGgagttgtgcgtgtgtgtgcaagCACACacgtgttgggggtgggggagagagagatcctgCTTTTGCTGAGTGGTCTGACTGGAGCTTTCTAATCCGACTGTCACAACCTCCTGAGTTAAATTTGTCCATTTAAATTTCAGCTAGTACAACCCTCCAAATCGAGGGACAGTGAAACCGTGGGTTTTACTGGGGCTTTCCAAAGACGAGTGCGATTCTCCAAGCTGATCCAGGCTAATTAACATTCAGTTATTGTGATCCCACAATTAGGAATTtaggggaggcgatggcccaGTGGTGCTGGACTATTTATTCAGAAACTCAGTGactgctctggggacctgggtgtGAATCCTGCCGCAGCAGCCGGTGGAATTCGACAGgaggaaaacaaaatctggaattaagaatctactgagaACCGCGAATCCATTgccaactgttggaaaaacccgTCTGGCCCAAATGGTGGTCTCCAAGGGAGCAAAccaaccatccttacctggtcaggcctacctGTGACCCACAGcaactctcaactgtcctctgcaAGGGTCTAGCAAGTCACCGTGCTCAAGGAcagctagggatgggtaatgaacGCTAGTCcgtcagcgatgcccatgtcccacgggTGTATTGACCATTGTTTAACGCCGCATTAGCTATCGCTGTACTGCACTGGCAACACTGCCAAGCTCAGGAACTGCCCTGTTCACCACCTGATCGATGGCACTCAGTGTGAAAAGCAGCACCAGAAATTGGCCCAATGGACTTGTGCGTATGGacggagctgccagaggagggggcagaggctggtatgattaccaCAGGCATCTGCATGGGGACATGGAAAGAAAAGGGtgtgagggatgtgggccaaatgctggcaaatgggactaggttaacttagtagttggaccaaaggatctgcttccatgctgtatatctctgggactaactcccccccccacctccatctccaACAATGTTCCAATGAGACCGGTAAACAAGCAAAGTCCCTGCCTGGGGTTAGGTACATCTGAATGCACAAAACAGGAGTGGGAAACAATCAGCCCGCTGAGCCTGTCCATCTCAGACAGGCTGCCAGCTGAGGGCAGCCTCACCTGGAAGGAGCATCGCTGCATTGGACcatggtgggagagagagaaaaaaataaatcagctACTGACTGACACCCAGTTTACGAACGGGACTGCAAAGGGCGCACGCGTGAGGACTGAATTGGGGGAAGCACTGTGGGAGTGATCACGAGGTCCGCGGCAGTCGAACAGCCACCCGGCAGCCCATGAATGCCCACGCTCGCAAGGGAGAGCGCTCGCGGGTGGCACTCCATGAAGGCGTCCACACAACGGACGGGCGGAAACCAGCAGCAGGAAGCTGGGAGAGGAGATGGACGGGTTGGCCGAGTGAAGTGCAGAGGTGGGGAGAATGGAGTGGGGACATCGATCAGCTACAACGTGACTCAGCAAGGGCTCCCTTCTATCCCCACATGAGCAACAATCAGACCCCGAGAGACAGCAAGAAACAGACAATAAAATTCCATCGTTCCAAGCCCCTCTGCTGTCACATGGTTAAACCCAAATCACCGGGGGAGGGGGGGCATCACCGGGCACCCCTCATATTTAAGCTCACATACACTGTTGTCAATCTAGTGAACTCGTCGAAAGGCGCAGTGTGTTTGGCCAAAACAGAAATGCAACTATGGTTTCTTACAATCCCGCTGATGCTGGGGGTCAG comes from the Chiloscyllium plagiosum isolate BGI_BamShark_2017 chromosome 45, ASM401019v2, whole genome shotgun sequence genome and includes:
- the LOC122544036 gene encoding N-terminal kinase-like protein is translated as RRKGTNDPVSVFVYDIKPNADEQTQVAKAAFKRLKTLRHPNILSFTDGLEAEKCLYIVTEPVTPLGTYLKTKEATGELNEQEISWGLHQVVKALSFLVNDCGLIHNNVCAAAVYVDRAGEWKLGGLDYMYAARGETPLPSKGFPELDKYDPPEGTEPGKGSTEKW